In Magnolia sinica isolate HGM2019 chromosome 16, MsV1, whole genome shotgun sequence, the genomic window TAatcttagatttttcttatttaggcATTTTCTTATTTAAGTGCTTTTTTTAATTAGAGTGCTTTCTTATTTAGGtggttttctatttttttagatcttgGCTAGCTAGGAgttctatttttagattccatagATTTTATTGTAGATTGTAAAGACTCATTATAAATAAGGCTTAGGCCTATGGAATATCATAAGTCAAACAATATTCTCTGGGAAGTGATCTCTAGttcaagactagatagatgttgagcttgctcacagtcgtGCATTCATGGTCTCTAGTATTCAGCTAGAGGATTGTCGGGTCatttcccacaatctctttcttttcttttatctatttatttCCCCTTTCGGGTTTTGCATTATTAATTCTATCCATACAAAATCTGTTAAAAATTATCTTATCCGCAAACAGCACTATATTATTGCAGCTGAGATTAGTCTCCAAAAACACTGAGAAAATACTAAGTTTGGAATAGAATATGCAGAAGCAGAACTAAATTTATCCGTTCAACTAAAAATCATGGAAGAATGGGCTGcaaaaatttatttctaaaagaaTTAATCATAGCCAAGTTTTACGGTGTAATGGGAACAGTAGTCACTTACCTCTTGAATCCATCAAGATGAAACTATACAACACCCTTTATCGACAGACCCATTGATTCCATAACACTACACACCTttaaatccaaccatccataacccACTGCTACCAGCGCATTctgaaattaaaaaagaaaatgcacCTTCTCATCAAGCAGACCTGTTAATGAACTATTTTACAATTGAGATTTCCTTTGGATTCTCCACAGCCTCCTTACACAGCTGCTCCACTCTCCTTTGATTGTCATCCTTCTCATCATCCCTTGAAAACCAAGAAGTTGTTTTCTCAACATATGTGCTCCTAGAACTCAAATTCAAAGGAGCATTTAATGCTTTCTTGCCAGTCCCAAACATAAAATGCACAGTGGACCTCTTTTTGGGAAGAACCCTTCtctcatcattatctgaattgcAAAACCCATTCTTCGCTGCCTCAATCACAGGCACAAAGATCTCAACCACAGAGACTCCATTCCCAACAACCATGCCATTGGATAGCTTAGCAGGGATGGCAACGGGCAGCACATTACACTCGGACACATGTCCTGCATTCGCAGCAACCCCAGCTGCAGCATCCATCATGGCGGGCCTTGCCATGTCATCGCAAGCAAACTGCTGCTGCAAGCTCGACAGCGACCTTTCCCCATTCCTCTCTTTCCTCCCCTGCTCAATCTTACCTGTCTTATCTGTACGATGACCCAGTGACCGCGGGTTCCAATCGAGGGTACTACGACAACTGTGGGAATTGGGGAATGGTGGTAGCCAATCAGGTATGTGCTTTCCAGCCGGAGCTTCCCCAATTTGGGCGAAACTCAGAGCCAGCTTCTGGGTCCTGATAACGGGGAATCTTGGGACGGGCCTCGCAAACGGAATCTCCTCTGCATACTGCACATACGATTCGATCTCACGGACAATGCCCGAACCCGCAAGGCACCTATTGACGTCCGACGCCCCGGGAAAGCCCCGAGACGAACCCAGGTCTTCCAACCCTTGCACAATATCAAACACGTTGCATGACGTCCTACCGGCGTAATTCGCGTGGGAGCACGCCATCTTTCCTATATCTCTCAGGTACCTAATTGCAATGTCGGAGAGGGCATCGAGGGCGGATTTCTGGAACCTCTGGAATCCAATGCTCTCGCATATCTGGGCCACTGCGATCCTAGCGATCGAACGGCTGAAATCATCGCCGACGCCCGACACCACCTTCGACCCGTTCCCGTTGTCGTTGCTGGTGCAGTCGTTACCTCTTCCAGTCTCTGAGCCGACATCGGTCATATTCAAAGAATCATACCGTTGCCCCGGAATTAGGATTTTGCGATGAATCGCATCGGTTCTTCTCGTGGCGTTTCACAGTTTCTGACAGGAAAAGATCCGTCCGTTGGAGAAAGAGGGCGATTTTATGAAACGCTAGACGGGTTTTTGGCTGAAATTTCTAGGTTTtgtgatggagagagagagagagagagagagagagagagagagagagagaggccgggAATTTCTAGGGTTTGTGATGGAatgagagaaagtaagagagtctGGAATGTAAAGGGTAAAAAACCCTAGCGcgagatttctagggttttgggaACAATGGTGGACGCGAAGTTGCTGCAGACTTGGcaagtgacgctgccactagtggctagtggtcggtgctgtgtggaccccaccgtgatatatgtgttttatccacgccgtccatccatttttccagataattttaaggctagTTCCCAAAAACgaggaagatctaaatctcaatctcaggtggaccgcaccaaacagtagtgattaaatgtccGCCGTTAAAAACCTCAAAAGGCTCTCCtgttaggaaacggattggccactcccctgccactggccaatggctgatggtcggtactctgtgggccccatcatgatgtatgggtttcatccatgccgtccatctatttttcctgatccctttacggtatgagaccaaaaatgaggtacatcacaatctcaagtggaccacattacacgaaacattGAATGGGCGTAGAGGTCTGGACGACGCGGAttgccttttgcaggaagttcctgcgctggaaacggAGGTGGggcccgcagtgatgtttatgaggaatccactccgtccatccgttttgtgagctcattttcggAAACGAAACCAAAAGTGagctggatccaagactcaagtgggccgtaataaaggaaaaggtggttaggaaaattcctaccgttgaaacctccctggggtcgaaggtgatgtttacatgccatctataccgttcataacctCATTCTCACTGAgattaactgaaaacaaaaatattagcatgattcaaaacttctttggcccgagaatatttcaactgtggacgttcaaatcTTGGCCCTACTTAAGCATTGGATCCTGTTCATTTTTTACCCTAATAACCTAAATTGAACACAAAAAAggaatgaacggggtggatttctcataaacatcttagtggccccacctgggttcctaaCACAGGAACTCCAAGGGAAAGGCTTCCACAGGAAATCTGCTTCCCGgaaaaagtgaaaaaataaatatctgtTTATGCAAAACTTATGtcgccctgagaagtttttaacggtgactgttcaatcaatactgtttcatgtgatgtggtccaattgagatttgaatcttctcgTTTTTAggctaataccataaaatgatctgaaaaacatAGGTGGAAGGTGTAAATGAAACACATaagtcatggtggggccacaaagcaccgaccattagccattggctagtgacaggttcactagccaatccgcgtccgcaaCCAAAAGCCCCTCGTTTCCACCGTAACTGTGTAGGACTGACATCTACTCCGTTCACTACTCTCTCTGGTTCGTATTAggatttataataaataataattaagaaataataataataatagtcgacccaacactcaagtgggccagaccACATAGAAAAGTGGGATGGAGATACGTAGGGCTGCGATTGAAACTTTCTTGGAGCCACCCAACTTTTGGATCACTTAATGGAGATTTTAAACGTGATTAACggtctggatggcatataaatatgaCGGTGGGTCATTGGCAAACTTCCATGGTGAGCGTCCCAATCCCCACGGTCTTATCCTGCATAGCGGCCATTGAGTTTTGGATGAGCATAATTTCGGGCTTACAACCTAACATATGCAGCTGCTCATGATGGccagctgtacacgagttgaattgagtcgagcttggcacagctcagctcGGCCAATAGCTAACCCTAATTTGAACTGCTCGgcgagcttgactagccagccCAGCTTAGTTCGGTCAATAACTCGAGCTAGCTCAAGTCAAATTCATACATGTGtgatattttctcaaacacatagagtaCATATTCAATTTTTCATAGAATGCAAAACACTAACAACAATATAcggatattttatcaaacactccgcgggcaatatcaaaatcatgatttgatggtagttttataatgtgaagtttttttttttttgtagtgatttgtttcatatccattccttccttgccACTGGCTGATCCTGTGGAGGatgtatgcacccaaaacaacacttcattgagtcattgttgtgttttttagaataaaaataaatttgaaaaataaaagttatttttagaaagtaaattaatatattaattatttaaatttttcatgaatagtgtgtatagccagtcggtaagagaagaggtttttgcttatgcaaccaggatTCAAATCTCCTCGCACCGTTCACACGTGCGGCGTGGGCGATAGGGTTGCTTGGGCGCTTTTTGGCACTTTATTAGGCGCATGTGCGCATCCTCGTAAGGAGCAATaaaagccttagtctttttgacaCACAGTTCAAACTTTTTTGGGTCATGGTTCAACTGGTATTGAGCTGGGGTCTACCTTAATGttttatcacattttttttttatgattaagagtaattgtgacatgattgtacatgtggcacctatgccacgtgtcgcttatgtggatacagtttttcctgttggataactgctcctgtctgaatgggtacagaaataactgccataggacaaagagtcatgtcctttcatggaaaggcaaTTATTTACTGTGAATGGGTATAGATTTCTTAAAAAGACTCTTTAGCActtcttcaggaagaaatccataattttttaattgatataaatcttagatactATAATCCAAAAGATGATACTCTTaatccttaagattatatcatcttctgtgcaattactctcaatcTAATTTCTTGTTAAGTTTTTTCTAAatgtcttaaggcatatcggtgtaaaaactagagatctgttcaacactaaaatgtgcaaattttcgtgttgaaaatcggattgaaagttcattgtatcctgaagacaatttgcagatttctttcgtttgcacttgctggaacttatagaaaaatggcagcaaatctgtcttaagAAAttaactattcaagtcgagccttgaacccgatagatctgatcgtttcgttatcattttcttctatcctccgttgtataCAAGAAACACTTAAATTTCTAACATTCAAGACAaattttttatcttttcaaaatggaggcaattcattcaattcaagttatgaaccaagactttgtacgactggatcgtttcgacggtcaattcttctcaagatggtAGCAGAAAATGTTTTTCTTTCTGACTACTCTCAAATTATCTTACATTCTAGATGATTATCTGTCTTCTCTACTCGAGCCAAAAGAAGACGACTCAGATCAAGTGAAGGAACAATGGAAAAAAAGGAAGGACGATGATTttctatgcaaaggtcatatcctAAACGCCCTCTCTAATTCTATCTACAATTCGTACCGTAAAATATCCTCTGCTAAAGATTTGTGGACAAAATTGGATCAAAAATATAAAAACGAAGAGATCAGTACTCAGAAATTTCTGATCGACAATTATGTCCACTTTAAGTTTAAAAACGATCAGCCAATTCTCTCCCAAGTAACCGAACTACAGaacttggttgatgaattgaaaattgatgGGATAGATCTTCCTGAAGAATTCTTGGTCGGTTTAGTAATTGCAAAATTACCCTCATCATGGtttaattataaaaagaaactgaaacatgatgaaaggaagtacactcttgaagggtttcaacgacatcttcgtatagaagaagagtccagaaacctagacaagaaagaaagtgtttcggaaaatcattccaaagcaaatatagtagaagatgacaagccaaaatctcagaactccaaatctattcccccaaagaaacatacagagtttaagaaaaaaggaaagaaaaagggtAAGTGTCACTTCTGCAATAAGCCTGGACACTACATAAAGGAATGTTGACACAGGAAGAAACAACTGAAAGCTCAGGCTAATATGGCATAAGACCAACTTGTAGCAATGATTACTGAAGCCAATATAGTAATATCCGATGGTGGATAGTAGCTAGATACTAGTGCAACCATTTATATATCGATGGACCGAAACATCTTCAAGACCCATAAAGGTATAACAactggacaagaagtgaagatgggtAATAACATTCGCGCAAATGTTGTTGGAAAAGGAACAGTAGAGCTTCAGTTTACATCAGGAAAAAGACTAACACTAACAAATGTATTGCATGTACCTGATATGTTTAAAAATCAAGTGTCAGGTGATCTTCTCAATAAGAGAAGATTTAAAATAGTGATTGAGTCTGATAAGTCGGTTATCACCAAGAATGGTATATTTGTAGGCAAAGGATATTCatgtaatggtatgattaaactaaatattaataataatgatgatgtttccgtttatatagtggattctgtatctttatggcatgctagactaggtcatgttaattatcattTAATAAAAAGAATGATGATCCTATGCCTTATaacaaatcatgaaattcaacaagaagggaaatgtgatgtgtgtgcccattctaaaataaccagAAAATCATTTGGGACTGGCATGAGAAAATTACAACCCTTGGAGTTAATTCATTCCGATAtctgtgatttaaataatacATTAACTCATGGAGGAAAAaggtattttatcacatttatcgatgactcattaaattttcctacatatacttgataaaatctaaagatgaagcctttgaaaagtttaagctttataTGGCTGAAGTGGAAAATTAGTTGAATATAAATATTAAAGCCCTCAGAAGTGATAGAGGGGGTGAgtactcttctaatgaattcaacGACTTCTGTGAATCAAATGGCATAATCCATGAATTTACGGTACCTTACACACATCAGCAAAATGGCCTAGCGAAACGCAAAAATAGAACATTAGTTGAGATGATCAACTATGTGATATTAAATTCTGGATTACCACTGAATTTGTGGGGGGAAGCATTGTTAACAGCAAACCGTATTCTAAATACTATCCCACACAAAAAATTGGatatctccccatatgaattatgaaaaaagaagaaaccatatcTTCATTACTTCAAAGTGTGGGGAAGTATAACAGAAGTTAGGATTATTGATTCTAAGAGAGTAAAGTTAGGTCCTAGAGGAATCAGGTGTGCTTTTGTGGGTTATGGGCTTCATAGTCCCGTATATAGATTCCTGGTTTTAGAACAAACTTCTTTTGCTGACAAAAACATAATTATAGAGTCTAgggatgctatattttttgaaaatacagtatacaaagactatatgaataatcatacaaaaaggcaggttgatgaaaatataatagaaccaaTGAACGAAGATCCTAACAactttcatgataaatctaacACTCATCTAGAAGGAAATGAACCAAGGAGATTGAAAAgggcaagaaaagaaacatcttttggCCCAGATTTCTATATGTTCATTATAGAATGGGATAGAAATGAAATAAGAAAGAAGATTACTTTaccactaagtattgaaagtgatccatcaacacttagtgaagctctctcatctccTGATGTACAGTTTTAAAGGGAAGTCATCGACAATGAAATTGATTCCATAGTCTCCAATAACACATGGTGTTTGGTCAATCTTCCACCAGGTTCAGAGCCTTATAGAAGGGgatgtaagtggatttttaaaagaaagttcaatcctaatggaaccataaataagtttaaagctcgattggtagccaaaggatttagacaaaaggAAGGTATCGATTTTTTTGATACATATGCTCATGTTGCTCGAATATCTACCATTAGGACTTTAATTGCTCTTGTAGCAATTCACCACCTAGTAATCCATCAAATGAATGTCAAAacggcattcttaaatggtgatctagatgaggaaatctctatggaacaacctgaagggtttgttcaacttgggcaagagaagaaagtgtgtaaactggTCAAATCTCTTTATGGGCTCAAGCAAACTCCTaagcaatggcatgagaagtttgatcaagtagtacaatctaatggttttagagtaaaccaagcagataagtgcatatatattaaaTGTCAAATCATTATCTGCTTATACGTaaatgatatgctaata contains:
- the LOC131229199 gene encoding transcription initiation factor TFIID subunit 8-like; translation: MTDVGSETGRGNDCTSNDNGNGSKVVSGVGDDFSRSIARIAVAQICESIGFQRFQKSALDALSDIAIRYLRDIGKMACSHANYAGRTSCNVFDIVQGLEDLGSSRGFPGASDVNRCLAGSGIVREIESYVQYAEEIPFARPVPRFPVIRTQKLALSFAQIGEAPAGKHIPDWLPPFPNSHSCRSTLDWNPRSLGHRTDKTGKIEQGRKERNGERSLSSLQQQFACDDMARPAMMDAAAGVAANAGHVSECNVLPVAIPAKLSNGMVVGNGVSVVEIFVPVIEAAKNGFCNSDNDERRVLPKKRSTVHFMFGTGKKALNAPLNLSSRSTYVEKTTSWFSRDDEKDDNQRRVEQLCKEAVENPKEISIVK